From a region of the Haematobia irritans isolate KBUSLIRL chromosome 4, ASM5000362v1, whole genome shotgun sequence genome:
- the vnc gene encoding GNAT family N-acetyltransferase vnc, producing MNIRCAKPEDLMAMQHCNLLCLPENYQMKYYFYHGLTWPQLSYVAEDDKGNIVGYVLAKMEEPESGEDSRRGHITSLAVKRSYRRLGLAQKLMNQASKAMVECFDAQYVSLHVRKSNRAALNLYTNTLKFKIIEIEPKYYADGEDAYAMRRDLGEFNSSKADSLDNQENNQDNKNAIHYRESGTANHHHSNHDGHCC from the coding sequence ATGAATATACGTTGCGCTAAACCCGAAGATTTAATGGCAATGCAACATTGCAATTTATTATGTCTACCCGAAAATTATCAAATGAAATATTACTTTTACCACGGTCTAACGTGGCCGCAGCTAAGTTATGTAGCCGAAGACGATAAAGGCAATATTGTGGGTTATGTATTGGCCAAAATGGAGGAGCCAGAATCCGGCGAAGACAGCAGAAGGGGTCACATAACATCGCTGGCCGTGAAGCGCTCTTATAGACGTTTGGGGTTAGCCCAAAAACTCATGAATCAGGCATCCAAGGCTATGGTTGAATGTTTTGATGCTCAATATGTCTCTCTACACGTGCGTAAAAGTAATCGTGCCGCCTTGAACCTTTACACAAACacacttaaatttaaaataattgaaattgaacCCAAATATTATGCTGATGGCGAGGACGCCTATGCTATGCGTCGAGATTTGGGTGAATTCAATTCTTCAAAGGCTGATAGCTTAGATAATCAAGAAAATAATCAAGATAATAAAAACGCAATTCATTATCGCGAATCCGGTACGGCCAATCATCATCACAGTAACCATGATGGCCATTGCTGTTAG
- the LOC142232998 gene encoding small integral membrane protein 13 translates to MSLASTLALIFTVVSSITIVACIILLGWFLIWKAFLSKFRLVRELLGQTNPDGSPATPEKFSSDLSNGSQTYAKVRKIRKD, encoded by the exons ATGTCTCTAGCATCCACGTTAGCTTTAATATTTACCGTCGTATCTTCAATTACTATTGTTGCTTGTATCATATTACTAG gCTGGTTCCTAATTTGGAAAGCATTCTTGTCCAAATTCCGATTGGTACGTGAATTATTGGGTCAAACGAACCCCGACGGGTCACCAGCAACTCCAGAAAAGTTTTCATCAGATTTATCCAACGGATCACAGACCTACGCAAAAGTTAGAAAAATAAGAAAAGactaa